In Pelomonas sp. SE-A7, one genomic interval encodes:
- a CDS encoding NAD(P)H-hydrate dehydratase yields MLTQVLPAQRSLPLLSAEQCRALEADHHQPPLMERAGLAVAKLALALAPYRKPIQVVCGPGNNGGDGLVAARLLHLAGHSVQVILLAGSKPAPPDAAAALLRAQQAGVAIAGSMTGLGGASLVIDALLGLGQARAPTGEIEQAIAGINAGNAKVLAVDLPSGLSSETGQVHGEAWVRAHHSLALLALKPGLFTGHGREASGQIWFDDLGVQSVHGFRSQLLGADTMRPAALAWHASHKGSRGDVVVTGGARGMQGAARLAGRAALASGAGRVYLDLLGESGEMADLQQPELMCWPAAQRTEVVSWRGRVLVTGCGAGGVIASMLSSQLTAAERLVLDADALNCIAADPNLQQLLAARNSLALATLLTPHPLEAARLQGASVADVQADRLAAAEALAERFACTVVLKGSGTIVATADRRTAVNGSGNAALATPGSGDVLAGWSGGLWAQAGIDADVHELACSAVYWHGAAADLQAAGPLRASDLIERMHSLHTR; encoded by the coding sequence ATGCTGACCCAGGTCCTGCCGGCGCAGCGCTCCCTCCCGCTGCTAAGTGCCGAACAATGTCGAGCCCTGGAGGCCGATCATCACCAACCGCCACTCATGGAGCGTGCCGGGCTCGCCGTCGCCAAGCTGGCATTGGCCTTGGCGCCATATCGCAAGCCCATCCAAGTCGTCTGCGGCCCCGGCAACAACGGTGGCGATGGCCTCGTCGCGGCAAGGCTGCTGCATTTGGCGGGGCACTCCGTCCAGGTCATTCTTCTGGCCGGATCCAAACCTGCGCCACCTGATGCAGCTGCGGCGCTGCTGCGCGCGCAGCAGGCCGGCGTCGCGATCGCCGGCTCCATGACTGGCCTGGGAGGCGCCTCGCTCGTCATCGACGCCCTGCTTGGCCTGGGCCAAGCCCGAGCGCCGACGGGCGAGATCGAACAGGCGATTGCCGGCATCAACGCCGGCAATGCAAAGGTACTAGCTGTCGACCTGCCCAGCGGCCTGTCCAGCGAGACCGGCCAGGTCCACGGCGAGGCCTGGGTGCGCGCCCATCACAGCCTGGCCTTGTTGGCCCTGAAGCCTGGTCTGTTCACAGGGCACGGCCGCGAGGCGAGCGGCCAGATCTGGTTCGATGACCTGGGTGTCCAATCGGTGCACGGTTTTCGCAGCCAGTTGCTGGGGGCCGACACCATGCGCCCTGCGGCCCTGGCCTGGCATGCATCACACAAGGGCAGCCGCGGCGACGTCGTCGTGACAGGCGGAGCGCGGGGCATGCAGGGCGCAGCCCGGTTGGCCGGCCGCGCCGCGCTGGCAAGCGGCGCAGGCCGTGTTTACTTGGACCTTTTGGGCGAGTCCGGCGAAATGGCCGATCTCCAGCAACCGGAATTGATGTGCTGGCCAGCAGCACAGCGCACTGAAGTCGTCAGCTGGCGGGGCCGCGTCCTGGTGACCGGATGCGGCGCAGGGGGAGTCATCGCTTCCATGCTTTCAAGCCAACTCACGGCAGCGGAACGTCTCGTCCTTGACGCCGATGCTCTCAACTGCATCGCCGCTGATCCGAACCTGCAGCAGTTGCTGGCTGCAAGGAACTCGTTGGCGTTAGCCACGCTATTAACGCCACATCCACTAGAAGCTGCCCGCTTGCAGGGGGCGAGTGTCGCTGACGTCCAGGCGGATCGGCTGGCCGCCGCGGAAGCGCTGGCTGAACGCTTCGCTTGTACGGTCGTCCTCAAGGGTTCGGGAACCATTGTCGCCACGGCCGACAGGCGGACGGCCGTCAATGGCAGTGGCAACGCCGCGCTTGCCACGCCAGGCAGCGGCGATGTGCTTGCCGGTTGGTCGGGCGGGCTCTGGGCCCAAGCGGGCATCGACGCCGACGTGCATGAACTGGCTTGCAGCGCCGTCTACTGGCACGGCGCCGCGGCGGATCTGCAGGCCGCAGGGCCGCTGCGCGCCAGCGACTTGATCGAGCGCATGCACAGCCTGCATACGCGCTGA